Proteins from a genomic interval of Leptospira kanakyensis:
- a CDS encoding LIC11625 family surface-exposed protein, translated as MKRVWIFCIVVLFPVTFIHSQQSTGLAEEFTKLEDYLRNPKLTEEQKKKNFETNMVSSVRSTLSKKLSNPKKDLKDLKFQDLQTERPEGTNTFFVKYKNFYFQYQFPVDPETYVTSPSEEIVLEKPDGLDLGAGAHKEEKKN; from the coding sequence ATGAAACGAGTTTGGATATTTTGTATTGTTGTATTATTTCCGGTGACTTTTATACATTCACAACAAAGCACTGGTTTGGCGGAAGAGTTTACTAAACTAGAAGATTATCTTAGAAATCCAAAACTTACCGAAGAACAAAAGAAAAAGAACTTTGAAACCAATATGGTAAGTTCAGTTCGTAGCACTCTTTCCAAAAAACTTTCTAATCCAAAAAAGGATTTAAAAGATCTCAAATTTCAAGATTTACAGACAGAACGTCCGGAAGGAACCAATACATTTTTTGTAAAGTATAAGAACTTTTATTTCCAATACCAATTTCCGGTGGATCCAGAAACTTATGTTACCTCACCATCTGAGGAAATAGTTTTAGAGAAACCAGATGGTTTGGATCTTGGTGCGGGTGCGCACAAAGAAGAAAAAAAGAATTAA
- a CDS encoding glycosyltransferase family 4 protein codes for MVKTTKRIGLDARPLSTRVSGVGRLIAETLKAFPHKEEYDFFLFSHLPIHEDHKAVLNLPNVTWVKGGGFLKWKGGLYYNLFIPFYLLKHRLDLFWGSQQVLPPFLPSSLSAVLTYCDLVLYLYPETMRWIAKVQQRLFQSYSVRRSSFILSISKQTSDDMCRKFDYPVDQTGVSYPGVNPEEMLKLLETEPSLRVKDLGTDYLLSVSTIEPRKNYPFLLEVFREYRKIDPHHYRPWVIVGKIGWESSEFIEELRQERALFKDIHILDSVSDSELQHLYKRAGLFAFASKYEGFGIPMVEAIFHGLNCVVSDIPTFREIGKDGVTYLPYQTKEDAKIWAEKIKKFFENPVPPEVSISEFTWENAAKITEEVFRKVLEEGE; via the coding sequence ATGGTAAAAACCACCAAACGGATTGGACTTGATGCCAGACCTTTATCCACACGTGTATCGGGAGTGGGAAGGTTGATTGCCGAAACACTCAAAGCATTTCCTCATAAAGAAGAATATGATTTCTTTTTGTTTTCTCATTTGCCGATTCATGAAGATCATAAAGCCGTTTTAAATTTACCTAATGTAACTTGGGTGAAAGGTGGGGGTTTTCTAAAATGGAAAGGTGGATTGTATTACAATCTATTCATTCCTTTTTATTTACTAAAACATCGATTGGATTTGTTTTGGGGTTCCCAACAAGTTTTACCACCTTTTTTGCCTAGTTCCTTATCTGCGGTTTTAACTTATTGTGATTTGGTTTTGTATTTGTATCCAGAAACTATGCGTTGGATTGCCAAAGTCCAACAAAGGTTGTTCCAAAGTTATTCGGTGAGACGCTCAAGTTTTATCCTGTCCATATCCAAACAAACTAGCGATGATATGTGTCGTAAATTTGATTATCCCGTAGACCAAACAGGTGTTTCCTACCCAGGAGTGAATCCAGAGGAAATGTTGAAACTTTTGGAAACGGAACCATCTCTACGGGTGAAAGATTTGGGTACAGATTATTTACTTTCTGTATCCACCATTGAACCAAGAAAGAACTATCCGTTTTTACTCGAAGTCTTTCGTGAGTATCGAAAAATCGATCCGCACCATTACAGACCTTGGGTGATTGTTGGAAAAATTGGTTGGGAGTCTTCGGAATTTATAGAAGAGTTAAGACAAGAACGTGCTTTGTTTAAAGACATTCATATTTTAGATTCTGTTTCTGACTCTGAATTACAACACCTCTACAAAAGAGCGGGACTATTTGCTTTTGCGAGTAAATATGAGGGATTTGGAATTCCCATGGTAGAAGCCATCTTTCATGGTTTGAATTGTGTGGTTTCTGACATACCTACTTTTCGTGAAATAGGAAAAGATGGTGTGACTTACCTTCCTTACCAAACCAAAGAAGATGCAAAAATCTGGGCGGAAAAAATCAAAAAATTCTTTGAGAACCCAGTCCCGCCTGAGGTTTCCATCTCCGAGTTTACTTGGGAAAATGCAGCAAAAATTACGGAAGAAGTTTTTAGAAAGGTTTTAGAGGAAGGAGAATAA
- a CDS encoding 3'(2'),5'-bisphosphate nucleotidase CysQ yields MEENDFREVWRWVLSVGDSILSIYKSDFQIRDKGGNDPVTEADLFASEFLFEKISNQFPNHGFLSEEKVDTNSRLDKEWVWILDPIDGTREFVKKNDQFALSLGLVRNGEAIWGVIFNPSTGEFFSKNRNTFFAKLNPPFATEENFRTLVVESSSVLEPLVEEKPVTKKPILLVSLSEMKEGLFSDPFWQEDFEIRSMGSIAYKLGLLSAGFIDLIVSLKPKNEWDICGGIALLDEENFTCFPLKDKGYKFNQKETLSFGLVAGKKTAVSYLESKIDFHQLSLKVKERW; encoded by the coding sequence ATGGAAGAAAACGATTTTAGGGAAGTTTGGCGGTGGGTGTTATCGGTAGGGGATTCGATCCTTTCCATTTATAAATCAGATTTCCAAATTCGTGACAAAGGTGGTAATGATCCCGTTACCGAAGCTGATTTGTTTGCGAGTGAATTTCTTTTTGAAAAAATTTCGAATCAGTTTCCAAATCATGGATTTTTGTCCGAAGAAAAAGTAGACACTAACAGTCGTTTGGATAAGGAATGGGTTTGGATTTTAGATCCCATTGACGGTACGCGTGAGTTTGTCAAAAAAAATGACCAATTTGCGCTTAGTTTGGGACTCGTTCGTAATGGAGAAGCCATCTGGGGTGTGATTTTTAATCCTTCAACAGGTGAGTTTTTTTCCAAAAATAGAAATACTTTTTTTGCTAAGTTGAATCCTCCTTTTGCCACAGAAGAAAATTTTAGAACCTTAGTTGTGGAAAGTAGTTCTGTATTAGAACCTTTAGTGGAAGAAAAACCAGTTACCAAAAAACCAATTCTCCTTGTATCTCTATCCGAAATGAAAGAAGGATTGTTCTCCGATCCCTTTTGGCAGGAAGATTTTGAAATTCGCTCTATGGGAAGTATTGCGTATAAGTTAGGTTTGTTATCTGCCGGATTTATTGATCTTATCGTTTCACTAAAACCAAAAAATGAATGGGATATCTGTGGAGGGATTGCTCTTTTGGATGAAGAGAATTTCACTTGTTTCCCATTGAAAGACAAAGGATACAAGTTCAACCAAAAAGAGACACTTTCCTTCGGTTTAGTGGCAGGTAAAAAAACGGCTGTTTCTTATTTGGAATCTAAAATTGATTTCCACCAGTTGTCTCTCAAGGTAAAGGAACGATGGTAA
- a CDS encoding TlpA family protein disulfide reductase has protein sequence MNSKMMTQVFRRSTSSFYLIFLLSLFFCKPSKEVSDFYPDSLPGLTGEKERLEDFKGKVVVLDFWATWCEPCAKAVPTINQWKSSVSEKDFVFRGINTDTSEPLEKIQKDMKRLKMSYPTLLDKDWKMTDFYHVEGIPCLLVFDRTGKIVHRQYGIIGSDLSGLVIRSHVWAATELP, from the coding sequence ATGAATTCAAAAATGATGACCCAAGTTTTCAGACGTTCTACATCCAGTTTTTATCTGATCTTTCTCCTTTCTCTCTTTTTTTGCAAACCCTCAAAAGAAGTGAGTGATTTTTATCCCGATTCCCTACCTGGACTTACAGGGGAAAAAGAAAGATTAGAGGATTTTAAAGGGAAGGTTGTTGTTTTAGATTTTTGGGCCACTTGGTGTGAACCTTGTGCAAAAGCAGTCCCTACCATCAACCAGTGGAAATCTTCGGTTTCAGAAAAGGACTTTGTCTTTCGAGGGATCAACACTGATACCTCTGAACCTTTGGAAAAAATCCAAAAAGATATGAAACGATTGAAGATGAGTTATCCCACCTTACTTGACAAAGACTGGAAAATGACAGATTTTTATCATGTAGAAGGAATTCCTTGCCTTCTTGTCTTTGATCGCACCGGAAAAATTGTGCATAGGCAGTATGGAATCATTGGGTCAGACCTTTCTGGGCTTGTGATTCGCTCTCATGTTTGGGCGGCGACGGAACTGCCATAA